Part of the Megalopta genalis isolate 19385.01 unplaced genomic scaffold, iyMegGena1_principal scaffold0043, whole genome shotgun sequence genome is shown below.
GAACATGGAACCCAATGCAGCAATAACAAATATCaacaaattgttaaataaatgctGCAGACAATCCATTCCCAAGGTTAGCAAATGTAATAGAACAGTTCCTTGATGGAATgaagaattaaaagaattacGGAGAAAAACATATGCAGCAAAGAAACAACTTAGTAGGGCTCGAAGGCTCCATCTAATAGATTTAATTGAAGAATATTCAGAATCATATAAAAcgattagaaatatatatgttGCTAAAATAAGGAAAAACAAAAGAGATACGTGGCATAACTTTGTAAAAGTAGAAGCGAATAAAGATCCTTGGAGcattgtttataaaattgtaaGAGACAAAATTCATGAACCCATGACCTTGAGTTCTGTTATACTCCCATCTGGTAATCAGGCAATAAGTTACACACAGGCAATAaatgcgattttaaataaatgtgTACCTGACGGAGATGAAATGAATGAACCAATGGAATTACAGAATATTAGAAAAGATATACAAAGATATAGTAACAGTAATGTAGAAAAAGATATAACAAAAGATGAAATTAATGATGCAATAAAATCCACAAAGAAGAGAAAAGCACCAGGATTCGATAAATTTAcaatagaaataattaaaaatttatggaaAATTGATAACAGAATTTTACTGgatgtttttaataattgacTCCGAAAAGGTATATTCccaaaaatatggaaaatagccaatgtgaaaattattttaaaagatAAAGCAAAAgatagaaaattattaaaatcataTAGACCTATAGCTTTGCTGCCAATTTTagggaaaatatttgaaaaaattttaataagtagaataaataatatttatcgagATAAAGGACTTGAAAACAATAAACAATTTGGATttagaaaaagaaaatcaaCTGAAGACGCACTTGGCTGGTGGGAGCACCAGTCACTAGCGGCCAACTACTGGATACCTGGCGACCTCCAGCAGTACTTAGCCTTGCCCAGGTACGGTGGCTCTGCCTGGGTTGACATTTTTTCCAACCTACTCGTGGGACTCATTATGGATCTTAAATCAAAAATTAAACATAAAACTATGGAGCGCAAACGCTCACAAAGTGCGACGAGAGAAGAGGTCATGCACGAAATGGAGACACCTATAGTCTTAGCCGGGCCAGCTCTGTCTCTTCGATCTACTCTGGAACTGGTGAGTTCCGGGAACCTGAATCGCCGTACCAACctaaaaagagaaagaagagtGTAGATGAAACTTCTGAAATGGATAAGGAAGTTGAAACAAAGACATCTTTGCAAGTGATTCGACATGAAAGGGAAAAAttggagaaatttttattcgatgaatCAAATAAAGTTAATAAAAGTTCAATAAAGTTTATTTTAGAAAAATGGCTAATTCTTGAGTCTGCACTTCAAGAAGAAATCGTAGAGAATAAAAAATTAAGAACCTTGCAACAATTAAAGGAAATAGAAGACTTACCCAAAGGACAGTCTTATGCACACGTTGCAGCGATGACTGGAAAGGCTGTATTTCCGGGGGTATctggaaaagaaaaagaaagaaaaactattagaaaagaaaaatatgaaGTTTTGCTCATTAAACCCGAAAATGAACAAGACAAGAGAAATAATGAACAGATTAAAGCTGACTTAATGAAAAAATTGAATTCTGTAAGAACCAAATTAAAAGTGCGAAATGTAAGACAAATGAGAAATCGAGGTGTGGTAATGGAGGTAAAAGATGTTGAAGATGTGAATTTAATAAAGGCGAGCAAGCTTGAAACAGCTGGACTTAGAATTGAAAGTCCTAAAAAGATTAATCCGTCCATTATTATATATGATGTTGAAAAGGATTATAAATTGGAGGATCTAAAAGaagattttatttataaaaattttagtCATATAGATACGAATGAAATTGAAGAACTAAAAAATGAAGTAAACTTTGTACACAGTTTTAAAGTTAAGGATAACAAACTTAATTGGATAGTTCAAATACCTGGGAGTCACCTTATTAATTTAGTAgaaaaaggaagaatatttatGTTTTGGCGTACCTACAGAATCAGAGAATATTTAAATGTAACTAGATGTTACAAATGCCATGGTTATGGACATATAGCTAAGGTTTGTAGCATGCCTGATCAATTATGTGAAACTTGTGGATCAAAAGACCATATATAAAATGATTGTCCGGAGAGAGATAAAACCAAATGTATTAATTGTGTAAGAATGAGAAGACGCGTGACGTAAATCACAATGTGCGAAGTAAGGACTGTCCTGAATACCTTCGAAATGTGGAACTGTACAGAAGTAGACTAAAAAATGTCtataaaaattggccaaattAATGCGCAAAGATCTATTGCTGTTGCTTCCAACCTCGAAAAGATTTTAGTTGAACAAAACATAGACATTTTATGTCTTCAAGAACCTTACAATTATAAGAACAAAGTAAGAGGGTATAATTCAAAAGGAATGAGAATTATTCAACCTACAGTTGAATCTCCGTGTGGGTGGCAGCAATCTCTCCTCTGTAAGAGGAGAATCTAATATTGATTTAACTTTATCTAACCAAAAGTTGAAAAATTTAATAAGGAATTGGAAAGTTTTAAATATAATCACTACTAGTGACCACATAACTTAATTTCGT
Proteins encoded:
- the LOC143261239 gene encoding uncharacterized protein LOC143261239 isoform X4 yields the protein MTQVTSPANQGFAVARPCPEEADLLLSLDNIYPRKYSLSSHRCNVCIRLSFGLVRRFRFPELTSSRVDRRDRAGPAKTIGVSISCMTSSLVALCERLRSIVLCLIFDLRSIMSPTSRLEKMSTQAEPPYLGKAKYCWRSPGIQ
- the LOC143261239 gene encoding uncharacterized protein LOC143261239 isoform X1 gives rise to the protein MASSSKGSRDIDIFLLTLSVRRTWPRLYIRGTRKFSARVVALSDSVTSPANQGFAVARPCPEEADLLLSLDNIYPRKYSLSSHRCNVCIRLSFGLVRRFRFPELTSSRVDRRDRAGPAKTIGVSISCMTSSLVALCERLRSIVLCLIFDLRSIMSPTSRLEKMSTQAEPPYLGKAKYCWRSPGIQ
- the LOC143261239 gene encoding uncharacterized protein LOC143261239 isoform X2, giving the protein MKSWQMVTSPANQGFAVARPCPEEADLLLSLDNIYPRKYSLSSHRCNVCIRLSFGLVRRFRFPELTSSRVDRRDRAGPAKTIGVSISCMTSSLVALCERLRSIVLCLIFDLRSIMSPTSRLEKMSTQAEPPYLGKAKYCWRSPGIQ
- the LOC143261239 gene encoding uncharacterized protein LOC143261239 isoform X3; amino-acid sequence: MMSQKVTSPANQGFAVARPCPEEADLLLSLDNIYPRKYSLSSHRCNVCIRLSFGLVRRFRFPELTSSRVDRRDRAGPAKTIGVSISCMTSSLVALCERLRSIVLCLIFDLRSIMSPTSRLEKMSTQAEPPYLGKAKYCWRSPGIQ